The Osmia bicornis bicornis chromosome 12, iOsmBic2.1, whole genome shotgun sequence genome includes a region encoding these proteins:
- the LOC114871366 gene encoding ribosome biogenesis protein WDR12 homolog isoform X1 has protein sequence MNARGAEMANTSLNNSTPQVQIRFITKQEQYAVPDFPLSVHTNIVSSELNTLINELLKESTDVKNDIEFDFLVCSQFLRTSLSEHIAEKNVSTEEVINIEYVEKYPPPEPQDCLIHDDWVAAVDVCEKWILTGCYDNTLHIWTSKGKHHLVIPGHTSPIKAVAWISLNNDTASFVSASQDQTAIIWDWNIAENSVECIHVCRGHERGLETVSVNYDKTTMATGAWDTMLKIWSTSNQDENEDGESTSKRLKSEHGKTRTPKRTMKGHKEAISGVVWSDKTELITSSWDHTIKIWDSELGGIKHELAGNKSFFDLDYSPLSRNVIAASADRHIRLYDPRSTEGTLVKSVFTSHTQWVQSVRWSPTDANLFISGAYDNDMKLWDTRSPKAPLFDLSGHEDKVLCCNWSNPKLMVSGGADNTVRIFKSKSVVR, from the exons ATGAACGCTAGAGGAGCTGAAATGGCTAATACCAGTTTAAACAACAGTACTCCACAAGTACAAATAAGATTTATTACGAAGCAGGAACA gTATGCTGTACCAGATTTTCCACTATCTGTTCACACAAATATTGTGTCAAGTGAACTAAATACTCTTATAAATGAACTCTTAAAAG AGTCAACTGATGTTAAGAATGATATAGAGTTTGATTTTCTGGTATGCTCCCAGTTTCTACGTACTTCGTTATCTGAACATATAGCAGAGAAAAATGTTTCTACAGAGGAGGtgataaatattgaatatgtTGAAAAATACCCACCACCAGAACCTCAGGACTGTCTTATACACGATGATTGGGTGGCTGCTGTTGATGTTTGTGAAAAATG gATATTGACCGGCTGCTATGACAATACACTGCATATTTGGACATCTAAAGGGAAACATCATCTTGTTATTCCTGGACATACATCACCAATTAAAGCAGTGGCATGGATATCTTTGAATAACGATACCGCTAGTTTTGTTAG TGCATCACAGGATCAGACAGCTATAATATGGGACTGGAATATTGCAGAAAATTCAGTAGAatgtatacatgtatgtagAGGACACGAACGTGGCCTCGAAACTGTTAGCGTTAATTATGACAAAACGACAATGGCTACTGGAGCGTGGGATACGATGCTTAAAATCTGGTCTAcgt cTAACCAAGATGAAAATGAAGATGGTGAATCCACTTCAAAGAGATTGAAGTCAGAACATGGTAAAACGAGG ACACCTAAAAGGACCATGAAAGGGCATAAAGAAGCAATCAGTGGTGTTGTGTGGTCAGACAAAACAGAACTCATAACGTCTTCGTGGGACCATACGATAAAAATATGGGATTCGGAATTAGGTGGAATCAAGCACGAACTTGCTGGCAATAAAAGTTTCTTCGACCTAGATTATTCTCCACTAAGCCGTAACGTTATAGCTGCATCTGCCGATAGACACATTAGATTATATGATCCCAGATCTACAG AGGGAACACTTGTGAAATCAGTATTTACTTCTCACACCCAGTGGGTGCAGTCTGTGAGATGGTCACCCACGGATGcaaatctttttatttcaggaGCGTATGATAACGACATGAAACTTTGGGACACCAGAAG TCCTAAGGCACCATTATTTGATCTATCTGGACACGAGGATAAAGTGTTATGTTGCAATTGGTCGAATCCAAAATTGATGGTATCTGGAGGGGCGGATAATACTGTAAGAATATTTAAGTCAAAATCTGTTGTTCGTTGA
- the LOC114871366 gene encoding ribosome biogenesis protein WDR12 homolog isoform X2, which produces MNARGAEMANTSLNNSTPQVQIRFITKQEQYAVPDFPLSVHTNIVSSELNTLINELLKESTDVKNDIEFDFLVCSQFLRTSLSEHIAEKNVSTEEVINIEYVEKYPPPEPQDCLIHDDWVAAVDVCEKWILTGCYDNTLHIWTSKGKHHLVIPGHTSPIKAVAWISLNNDTASFVSASQDQTAIIWDWNIAENSVECIHVCRGHERGLETVSVNYDKTTMATGAWDTMLKIWSTSNQDENEDGESTSKRLKSEHGKTRTPKRTMKGHKEAISGVVWSDKTELITSSWDHTIKIWDSELGGIKHELAGNKSFFDLDYSPLSRNVIAASADRHIRLYDPRSTEGTLVKSVFTSHTQWVQSVRWSPTDANLFISGAYDNDMKLWDTRSPKAPLFDLSGHEDKVLCCNWSNPKLMVSGGADNTS; this is translated from the exons ATGAACGCTAGAGGAGCTGAAATGGCTAATACCAGTTTAAACAACAGTACTCCACAAGTACAAATAAGATTTATTACGAAGCAGGAACA gTATGCTGTACCAGATTTTCCACTATCTGTTCACACAAATATTGTGTCAAGTGAACTAAATACTCTTATAAATGAACTCTTAAAAG AGTCAACTGATGTTAAGAATGATATAGAGTTTGATTTTCTGGTATGCTCCCAGTTTCTACGTACTTCGTTATCTGAACATATAGCAGAGAAAAATGTTTCTACAGAGGAGGtgataaatattgaatatgtTGAAAAATACCCACCACCAGAACCTCAGGACTGTCTTATACACGATGATTGGGTGGCTGCTGTTGATGTTTGTGAAAAATG gATATTGACCGGCTGCTATGACAATACACTGCATATTTGGACATCTAAAGGGAAACATCATCTTGTTATTCCTGGACATACATCACCAATTAAAGCAGTGGCATGGATATCTTTGAATAACGATACCGCTAGTTTTGTTAG TGCATCACAGGATCAGACAGCTATAATATGGGACTGGAATATTGCAGAAAATTCAGTAGAatgtatacatgtatgtagAGGACACGAACGTGGCCTCGAAACTGTTAGCGTTAATTATGACAAAACGACAATGGCTACTGGAGCGTGGGATACGATGCTTAAAATCTGGTCTAcgt cTAACCAAGATGAAAATGAAGATGGTGAATCCACTTCAAAGAGATTGAAGTCAGAACATGGTAAAACGAGG ACACCTAAAAGGACCATGAAAGGGCATAAAGAAGCAATCAGTGGTGTTGTGTGGTCAGACAAAACAGAACTCATAACGTCTTCGTGGGACCATACGATAAAAATATGGGATTCGGAATTAGGTGGAATCAAGCACGAACTTGCTGGCAATAAAAGTTTCTTCGACCTAGATTATTCTCCACTAAGCCGTAACGTTATAGCTGCATCTGCCGATAGACACATTAGATTATATGATCCCAGATCTACAG AGGGAACACTTGTGAAATCAGTATTTACTTCTCACACCCAGTGGGTGCAGTCTGTGAGATGGTCACCCACGGATGcaaatctttttatttcaggaGCGTATGATAACGACATGAAACTTTGGGACACCAGAAG TCCTAAGGCACCATTATTTGATCTATCTGGACACGAGGATAAAGTGTTATGTTGCAATTGGTCGAATCCAAAATTGATGGTATCTGGAGGGGCGGATAATACT TCCTAG